DNA from Pseudomonadota bacterium:
GTAAGCTGCCGGGCCCGGCGCGCTGATTCACCCGGGCTTGAACGCGAACGAGGCGAACGCGAGCTCGGCCGTGGCGAACCACTCGCGCGATTCCATGCGGTACTTGTTCCAGGGCTCGTAGATGCGCCGATAGCTCGGATCCTCGGCTGCGTGGCCCTCCAGCAGATCACGCGCATGCTTCTCGGCCTCGACCATGACCGAGTCGGGGAACGGTTGCACGTTGATCTTGTGCTTGCGCAGGCGCGTGAGGGCGGCAGGGTTTCTGGCATCGTATTGGGCCTGCATGCGCAAGCCTGACACGTGAGCCGCCTCCGAGAACATCGCTTGGTGTTCGCGGGAAAGCGACTCCCAGGCCCTTTTGTTCACGTAGTACGAAAGCGACGGACCGGGCTCCCACCACCCCGGATAGTAGTAGTGCTGCGCCACCTTGAAGAAACCCAGCTTCTCGTCATCGTAGGGACCGATCCATTCGGTGGCATCGATCGCACCCCGCTCCAGCGCCGGATAGATATCTCCGCCTGCCAGGACCTGCACCGTTACGCCCAACCGGCTCATCACATCTCCGCCGAGACCAGGGATGCGCATTTTCAGGCCCTTGAGATCTCCCACCGACTCGACCGGACGCTTGAACCAGCCGCCCATCTGGGCACCCGTGCAGCCCCCGAAGAAGCGGACGAGGTTGAAGTCGGCGAAGAGCGGTGCCAGCGCTTGCTCGCCGCCACCCTCCAGCAGCCAGGCGACCTGCTGGCGTCCCGACAGCCCGTAGGGGACCGCAGTATCGAACGCGAACGCGGGATGCTTGCCCACGTAGTAGTAGCCTGCTGTGTGGCCTACCTGAACGGTGCCTTGCTGAGCCGCATCCATCACCTGCAGCCCGGGCACGATCTCGCCCGCCGGGTAGCAGCGGATCCGGAAGTTGCCACCCGACATCGCTTCCACCTGCCTGGAGAGCGTCTCTGCAGCCCCGTAGATGGTATCGAGCCCGCGCGGAAAGCTCGAAGCCAGACGCCACAGCACCTTCTTGTCCCTCGGGGGCGGGGCAGCCGAAGGCTTCTTGGCGTCGGATTGCTGCTTCCGGCAGGCGGCAAGCGTACCACCCAACGTCGCACCCAGGGCGATTTGCGTAACGAAGTCTCTGCGTTTCATTGGCATTCCATCTGGCAAGCTTCTGCCCGCTGCACGCGAGAAAATCTATAGCCCAAGACGAACACGCAGGGCCAGGGCTCAGGCGAGCAGGATCCACGGGGGGCGATGGATTCCAGGCATGACCAAGCGCAAGGGCAGGGGCACGGGTCCGCCCCCCCGGAACGCAGCTGGCTCGGGGGTACACTTGACCGTTGCGCCAAAACTGTCACATAGTAACAGCGTCTTGCCTGCCGGGTGGGGACCGGTCAGTAGCACTGACCGAGTCCAGGTTGCGTGCACTAAGTCGCCCATGGAAGGACCCCGGTCATGGAACGGAGCAAGATCCCAGGCGTTGGCGGGCCTAACGACGCGGAGCACCACTCGGGCTCGCGCGCGCTGGCGTGGCTCGTTTCCGCCGCCCTGTGCGGCTGCGCGATCGGCTCGGACCCCTCTGCTGACGCGCTTGTAAGGCAGGACGGCCGTACGGGTCGGTCGCACCCAGAGCCCCCGGCTGCTTGGCAATCGGGCGGCTCGTTGCCCGCAGCACCGGGATCCGCGCCTGCGTCGCCCTGGCCGGGGAGCGGATTCGAACCGAGCAAGGCCTGCGACTACCTGGCGACCGATATCAAGCTGAGCTCGATCGCATTTTACCAGACCGTCAAGGTTACAGTGATGCAAGACGGGCAGCCGCCCGCACAGCGAGCTACCGACGTGGTCGCTGGACATAGGGCGACCGTGCGAGCGTTCGTGGAGCCGCTTGCCGGTTGGCGGCCGCGCAACGTGACCGCGCGGCTGACCGCGATCGCGGCCCCAGCAGCGCCGCCCGCCGTCGTCGAGGACACCGTTTCGGTGCAGAGCAAGTCCACCGACGGGGCATGGACTTCGACCTTCAATCTGAAGCTGGACGCTGCACTGGTCACTCCAGACTTGCGCTACAAGCTGGAGCTCTTCGAGAGCGAGCCCTGCCCGGCCCAGCCCCAGGTGGGCAACACCGACCAGGCACGCTGGCCCGTGACGGGTGAGGCTGCGTTGGGCGCGCGCGTCGTTGGAGACTTCAAGGTGGTGCTCGTTCCTTTCCGCTACGACGCCGACGGCTCCGGGCGTGTGCCCAGCCTGCCGCCCGAGCGGGTCGATGACTACCGGCAAGCCATGGAGGCGGAGTTTCCGATCTCGTGGCTCGACCTGAGCGTGCGTGCGCCTGTCGGGACGGACTTGACGCTGACCGCGCAAGGCGGCAACTGGAGCCACGCCCTGGACGACCTGAAGACGCTGCGA
Protein-coding regions in this window:
- a CDS encoding M66 family metalloprotease produces the protein MERSKIPGVGGPNDAEHHSGSRALAWLVSAALCGCAIGSDPSADALVRQDGRTGRSHPEPPAAWQSGGSLPAAPGSAPASPWPGSGFEPSKACDYLATDIKLSSIAFYQTVKVTVMQDGQPPAQRATDVVAGHRATVRAFVEPLAGWRPRNVTARLTAIAAPAAPPAVVEDTVSVQSKSTDGAWTSTFNLKLDAALVTPDLRYKLELFESEPCPAQPQVGNTDQARWPVTGEAALGARVVGDFKVVLVPFRYDADGSGRVPSLPPERVDDYRQAMEAEFPISWLDLSVRAPVGTDLTLTAQGGNWSHALDDLKTLRASDGVADDVFYYGLVEPKATGQEYCAFGCVLGLAPLAGPLAVGSRVGLGIGYGGKASVETFLHEIGHSLGRKHTPCGGPAHADQNYPVAGGGLDTWGLDLRTDTLKPPDSVFDFMSYCDPAWPSAYSYRGLMERISFINAAPHWSPALQRHRYRTIIVDPEVPITWGGVSEHVGWLQGPMMEQATILDADGSVITHVGVVRQPIGDLPRAAFVLVPDAEPSWHAIQLAGHPPLRFDLPDR
- a CDS encoding TRAP transporter substrate-binding protein, with the translated sequence MKRRDFVTQIALGATLGGTLAACRKQQSDAKKPSAAPPPRDKKVLWRLASSFPRGLDTIYGAAETLSRQVEAMSGGNFRIRCYPAGEIVPGLQVMDAAQQGTVQVGHTAGYYYVGKHPAFAFDTAVPYGLSGRQQVAWLLEGGGEQALAPLFADFNLVRFFGGCTGAQMGGWFKRPVESVGDLKGLKMRIPGLGGDVMSRLGVTVQVLAGGDIYPALERGAIDATEWIGPYDDEKLGFFKVAQHYYYPGWWEPGPSLSYYVNKRAWESLSREHQAMFSEAAHVSGLRMQAQYDARNPAALTRLRKHKINVQPFPDSVMVEAEKHARDLLEGHAAEDPSYRRIYEPWNKYRMESREWFATAELAFASFAFKPG